A portion of the Thunnus maccoyii chromosome 20, fThuMac1.1, whole genome shotgun sequence genome contains these proteins:
- the si:ch211-214e3.5 gene encoding zinc finger protein 518A, which produces MEEDLTIPHDSAKNCNISVIEDEKEKVKDFVYKHFREVTDGSLFNNSEESPIKEQGSSTKKDKQTLSKAHCKIQQGAVFSGKILSFGCSVCRDDSTYSPNDLLKHFRAAHKGTLPTYPCDLCGFVTNEFPALQRHRIEHRNTLVTCELCDDDVQYSLLLLTRHYIMCHSLNGQFHCDWCEFTTVDAGTFVQHIHHHNESPWKCSKCRHISMNEEDHQRHMKAHMGTFPFTCQICGYGAARSDYLKKHMAAVHKEETERRNVWKAIEDSGTPTNSSTSVKFLLKKSGESQDVQRISKLSCLSGSLPNQNGRLIKPELSLEETHHFIDGPVAKKDNKSWSKGSHNTEQSMPVVLQECDNSTSSDTANHTNPNGLTVLMVKNKISLPPNCTTKVMGFKMVDGKKHLVLKVIPTAKQDLSTENHSSVEDVGSSAPDSVLDKGKVSVENGECSDSRSSTSQCFAVSPRSGSCIQTDQDDIMAVKVKIEEEETSVCNLDSTPHRDYVGEQTNSSLNRSSACADTLYPMTNEFDHVGDQSHLSQTACSERSQFDTNLISVTFNTDATGHIGYKISNTSTVCAEKVTGLSSPSKVAQEKLLSKPVSKKTVENCGAADEISMNDAGAEEVTDKHEGNLSFNTIESDDLSSQSTPEKPDSVRTQIKQKNGQQNGRKLLTNPVPPSESSSPTSDTHRESAMGLENCTQHSPSQEVFAFHNYSKETFSTSPNTTQNFDNMSELSADKDSICESSQFSLTLAESPEPLTESDNGDDSIQENYWEAMKKSSDSDTAVDECTASVDDPPTEDENPESVLQDFNIIKIEEESIPISKKQSETKSSSTSLGSFVEEHSDAIITQQLNKERIESSSASNDSSKQTKTTLRILQLPEGKQPVLLRTTENRFAMPVQVKATPGFKLITNTANPQINVSYMKPGLERSTNPTGVTLTPNNKRTGVSAPKPGATEKGTTLLSAVQPGVGTTSNHYLINSPGLKGPVLLSSAPHNNPTDKTAKAQPTCYLVQRSLPFVQAPSTPGLRLASTQLPLNSRPVLAMPMSSTDKPSTLQTGRQAFLLRYISPPKSGLLLNNQESKTGTQCSPTNESTGNKVIFKIVTSTGSLLTSGAPTSSSQPLFLATRPQTQCFLVSSNKTNANVSNRVKKLITIQNTAQKDVKESCISPSQMSVKVQPCEAEKPILAPRPIRPPSQRKRRRKTLFDELPATVHKARRLSNKVLTEKETTVLWKPVAKEVERTLRLAPFSSLQQIKCPRRYQPVVVLNHPDADIPEVANIMKVVNRYKGAVTKVSLSQKTIQALSELGALGKKSSTKGALLQSDDPRPRAVQSSVRERFLLKLKLRKKSKKKYEVVETLSGCRQEPVVFDCWFCGRLFNSQEDWIGHGQRHLMEATRDWNKLF; this is translated from the coding sequence ATGGAAGAAGATCTCACAATACCTCATGATTCTGCCAAAAACTGCAACATATCAGTTATAGAGGATGAGAAAGAAAAGGTAAAAGACTTTGTGTATAAGCATTTCAGAGAGGTGACAGATGGGTCACTCTTCAATAATTCAGAAGAATCGCCTATTAAGGAACAGGGGAGTTCCAccaagaaagacaaacaaacccTCAGTAAAGCCCACTGTAAAATTCAGCAGGGGGCTGTTTTCTCTGGAAAGATACTGAGTTTTGGATGCTCAGTGTGTAGAGATGATTCCACATATAGCCCCAATGATCTCCTTAAACATTTTCGAGCGGCCCACAAAGGAACCCTTCCTACATATCCTTGTGATCTGTGTGGTTTTGTAACAAATGAATTCCCTGCTCTCCAACGCCATCGGATTGAGCACAGGAATACTCTTGTCACATGTGAGCTTTGTGACGATGATGTTCAGTACTCTCTGCTTTTGCTTACCAGACACTACATCATGTGTCACAGTCTAAATGGACAGTTTCACTGTGACTGGTGCGAGTTTACAACTGTGGATGCAGGGACATTCGTCCAACACATACATCATCATAATGAAAGTCCCTGGAAGTGTTCAAAATGCAGACATATTAGCATGAACGAAGAGGATCACCAAAGGCATATGAAAGCTCACATGGGTACATTCCCTTTCACTTGTCAGATCTGTGGATATGGTGCAGCAAGGAGTGACTACCTAAAAAAACACATGGCAGCTGTTCACAAGGAGGAAACTGAGAGAAGGAATGTGTGGAAGGCTATAGAAGACAGTGGCACTCCCACAAATTCATCTACGAGTGTAAAATTTTTGCTAAAAAAGAGTGGTGAATCACAGGATGTTCAACGGATATCAAAACTGAGCTGTCTCTCTGGGAGTTTACCAAACCAAAATGGCAGGCTAATCAAACCAGAGTTATCCTTGGAGGAGACCCACCACTTTATTGACGGGCCTGTAGCAAAAAAGGACAACAAAAGTTGGAGCAAAGGTTCTCATAACACAGAGCAGTCAATGCCAGTAGTGTTACAGGAATGTGACAACTCTACAAGCTCTGATACTGcaaatcacaccaaccctaATGGACTGACTGTTCTAATGGTCAAGAACAAAATCTCCCTTCCCCCCAACTGTACAACCAAAGTGATGGGATTTAAGATGGTTGATGGCAAAAAACATTTAGTTCTCAAAGTAATACCAACAGCAAAGCAAGACTTGTCCACTGAGAACCATTCCTCAGTTGAAGACGTGGGATCCTCAGCACCAGATTCTGTGTTGGATAAAGGTAAAGTTTCTGTTGAGAATGGGGAATGCTCTGATAGTAGGAGCTCAACATCACAGTGCTTTGCTGTTTCACCAAGAAGTGGATCTTGCATACAGACAGATCAAGATGATATTATGGCAGTAAAAGTGAAGATTGAGGAGGAAGAAACCTCTGTTTGCAACCTTGATTCCACTCCACATCGAGATTATGTTGGGGAACAAACTAATTCTTCACTAAATAGATCTTCAGCTTGTGCAGATACGTTATATCCAATGACAAATGAGTTTGATCATGTGGGTGACCAAAGTCACCTAAGCCAAACAGCCTGCTCAGAAAGAAGTCAGTTTGATACTAACTTAATTTCTGTAACATTTAACACTGATGCAACTGGCCATATTGGTTATAAAATTAGTAATACTTCAACAGTATGTGCTGAGAAGGTCACTGGTTTATCTTCACCTTCCAAAGTTGCTCAGGAAAAACTTCTCTCCAAACCAGTCAGCAAAAAAACTGTTGAGAACTGTGGGGCTGCAGATGAGATATCAATGAATGACGCAGGGGCAGAAGAAGTCACTGACAAACACGAAGGGAACTTGTCTTTTAACACTATAGAAAGTGATGACCTATCTTCTCAAAGCACTCCAGAAAAGCCTGATAGCGTCAGAACTCAGATTAAACAGAAAAACGGCCAGCAAAATGGTAGAAAGCTATTGACAAATCCAGTTCCTCCTTCAGAGTCATCCTCACCCACTTCAGATACCCACAGAGAAAGTGCTATGGGCTTAGAAAACTGCACCCAGCATTCACCAAGCCAAGAAGTTTTTGCATTTCACAATTATTCCAAGGAAACATTCAGCACTTCACCTAACACTACCCAAAACTTTGACAATATGTCCGAACTTTCAGCAGACAAAGATAGTATTTGTGAATCATCACAGTTTAGCTTGACATTGGCAGAGTCTCCAGAGCCATTGACAGAAAGTGACAATGGCGATGACTCAATTCAAGAAAATTATTGGGAGGCCATGAAGAAATCATCAGATAGTGACACTGCAGTTGATGAGTGCACAGCTAGTGTTGATGATCCTCCGACTGAGGATGAAAACCCTGAGTCAGTGCTCCAAGACTTTAATATTATCAAAATTGAGGAGGAGAGCATTCCTATATCCAAAAAACAGTCCGAGACAAAGAGTAGTTCAACTTCCTTGGGCAGTTTTGTGGAAGAACATTCAGATGCAATCATTACCCAACAGCTTAATAAGGAAAGAATAGAGTCTTCAAGTGCAAGCAATGAttcctcaaaacaaacaaaaacgaCTCTACGAATTCTTCAATTGCCAGAGGGTAAGCAGCCAGTACTCCTGAGGACTACTGAGAATCGATTTGCCATGCCAGTGCAGGTCAAAGCCACTCCAGGTTTCAAACTGATAACCAATACTGCAAATCCTCAGATCAATGTATCTTACATGAAGCCAGGGTTAGAAAGATCAACTAACCCTACTGGTGTAACTCTTACTCCAAACAACAAGAGGACAGGTGTATCAGCACCAAAGCCAGGAGCTACTGAAAAAGGGACAACACTTCTCTCCGCTGTTCAACCAGGTGTTGGCACCACCTCAAATCACTACCTTATCAACAGTCCAGGTTTGAAGGGTCCTGTGCTCCTTTCAAGCGCACCACATAATAATCCTACAGACAAAACAGCAAAGGCACAGCCAACTTGCTACTTGGTACAGAGGTCTCTTCCATTTGTTCAGGCCCCAAGTACTCCTGGCCTCAGACTGGCAAGTACACAACTCCCACTGAATTCACGGCCAGTTCTAGCCATGCCTATGAGCTCTACAGACAAACCCAGCACTCTGCAGACTGGTCGCCAAGCATTCTTGCTCCGGTATATTTCTCCGCCCAAATCAGGCTTACTGCTGAACAACCAAGAATCAAAGACTGGAACTCAGTGTAGCCCAACCAATGAAAGTACTGGAAAcaaagttatatttaaaattgtCACTTCTACTGGCAGCCTTCTTACAAGTGGTGCTCCCACCTCAAGCAGTCAACCTTTGTTTTTGGCCACCAGACCTCAGACCCAGTGTTTTCTGGTGTCATCAAACAAAACTAATGCAAATGTCTCCAATAGAGTAAAGAAACTGATCACCATACAAAATACTGCACAGAAGGATGTTAAAGAATCCTGCATTTCACCCTCACAGATGTCTGTAAAGGTACAACCGTGTGAAGCAGAGAAACCTATTCTAGCCCCAAGGCCAATTCGGCCTCCAAGCCAAAGGAAAAGGCGCAGGAAAACATTATTTGATGAGCTTCCAGCAACAGTGCATAAAGCTAGAAGACTCTCAAATAAAGTACTGACTGAGAAAGAGACTACTGTGTTATGGAAGCCTGTAGCCAAAGAAGTTGAAAGGACTCTGAGACTTGCTCCATTCAGTTCTCTACAGCAGATCAAATGTCCTCGTAGATACCAACCTGTAGTGGTGCTCAATCATCCAGATGCTGACATTCCTGAAGTGGCCAATATCATGAAGGTAGTTAACAGGTATAAAGGTGCTGTTACTAAGGTCTCTCTGTCTCAGAAAACAATCCAAGCGCTCTCAGAGCTTGGTGCTCTAGGGAAGAAGTCCTCGACCAAAGGTGCATTGTTGCAAAGCGATGATCCAAGACCTCGGGCAGTTCAGAGTTCTGTCCGAGAGCGATTCCTCCTGAAACTGAAgttgaggaaaaaaagcaaaaaaaagtacGAGGTTGTGGAAACTTTATCAGGTTGTAGACAAGAACCTGTGGTGTTTGACTGCTGGTTTTGTGGGCGACTCTTCAACAGTCAAGAAGATTGGATTGGCCATGGCCAGCGACATCTTATGGAGGCGACTAGAGACTGGAATAAATTGTTCTGA